A window from Limanda limanda chromosome 14, fLimLim1.1, whole genome shotgun sequence encodes these proteins:
- the LOC133019835 gene encoding apoptosis-inducing factor 3-like: MMEVEVGHHSVLLTRCEGRYSAIGNQCTHYGAPLSKGVISGHRVRCPWHGSCFNVHTGDLEECPGMDCLPCHKVKIQNNKVYVSVNKKTLRQEKRLKSMGAAVPGVTHTVLLLGGGAASLICAETLRQEYFGGRIIMVTKDDLLPYDKTRLSKVMNVESDSILLRRMEFFHQYDIEVWLRKEALSVDTDKKKVTFDDGSVQSYDQLFISTGCRAKGLNVPGIKLENVKMLETPEDARQIHTVCLGCNVVLVGTSFVGMEVASYLIDKASSVTVIGSSELPYQNTLGPEIGKVTMMMLSEQNVKFYMNDSVTEVRGVDGKVKEVVLKSGKVIAADVLIVGIGVVPNSELLRGSHVQMDEKHFVPVDKYTRTNVPDVFCGGDIATFPLAMAKNKMVNIGHWQMAQAHGRIAALNMMNKPTELNTVPFYWTVLLGKTIRYAGYGEGYTELVVKGKFEDMKFLALYIKNDEVIAVASLNYDPAASAVAERFISGKVITKKEAQSDDLSWLQLS, translated from the exons ATGATGGAGGTGGAAGTGGGACATCACAGCGTGTTGTTGACGCGCTGCGAGGGCAGGTACAGCGCCATCGGTAACCAGTGTACACACTACGGCGCTCCGCTCAgcaaag gggttATCTCAGGCCACAGAGTACGCTGCCCGTGGCATGGCTCCTGTTTTAACGTCCATACAGGAGATTTGGAGGAGTGTCCTGGCATGGACTGTTTACCCTGCCACAAG gtcaaaattcaaaacaacaaagtgtaTGTGTCAGTAAACAAGAAG ACTCTCCGACAGGAAAAACGATTAAAGAGTATGGGAGCTGCAGTACCAGGAGTTACTCACACTGTTCTGCTGCTGGGAGGAG GCGCTGCGTCTCTGATCTGCGCTGAGACTCTACGGCAGGAATACTTTGGCGGCAGAATAATCATGGTCACCAAAGACGACCTTTTACCTTACGACAAAACCAGACTCAGCAAG GTGATGAATGTGGAGAGTGACAGTATTCTGCTGAGGAGGATGGAGTTTTTCCATCAGTACGACATTGAGGTGTGGCTCAGGAAAGAA GCGCTGTCAGTGGACACAGACAAGAAGAAGGTCACATTTGACGATGGTTCAGTCCAGAGCTACGACCAGCTCTTCATCTCAACAGGCTGCAG agcaaagggtctgaatgtGCCCGGCATCAAGCTGGAGAATGTCAAGATGCTGGAGACGCCAGAGGACGCCCGACAAATCCACACAGTCTGTCTGGGCTGCAACGTGGTCCTCGTGGGAACCTCGTTTGTCG GTATGGAGGTTGCATCTTATCTAATTGACAAAGCCTCCAGTGTCACAGTGATCGGCAGCAGCGAGCTGCCGTACCAGAACACACTGGGTCCGGAAATCGGCAAAGTCACCATGAtg ATGCTGTCGGAGCAGAATGTGAAATTCTACATGAACGATAGTGTGACTGAGGTCCGAGGTGTCGACGGCAAg GTGAAGGAGGTCGTGCTTAAAAGTGGAAAAGTTATTGCGGCCGATGTTCTGATCGTTGGCATCG GCGTTGTCCCAAACTCGGAGCTCCTGAGAGGCAGTCACGTCCAGATGgatgaaaaacattttgtacCAGTTGACAAA TACACACGCACCAACGTCCCTGACGTGTTCTGTGGGGGCGACATCGCCACCTTCCCCCTGGCGATGGCCAAAAACAAAATGGTCAACATCGGACACTGGCAGATGGCACAAGCACACG GAAGAATAGCAGCTCTGAACATGATGAATAAACCGACTGAACTCAACACAGTTCCTTTCTACTGGACCGTCCTACTGGGTAAAACAATCCGATATGCAG GTTATGGGGAGGGATACACTGAGCTTGTGGTGAAAGGGAAGTTTGAGGACATGAAGTTCCTGGCATTGTACATCAA GAACGATGAAGTTATCGCCGTAGCGAGTCTCAACTATGACCCAGCAGCGTCTGCGGTGGCTGAGAGGTTCATATCCGGAAAAGTCATCACGAAGAAAGAGGCTCA GTCAGATGACCTGAGCTGGCTGCAGCTGTCCTGa
- the LOC133019779 gene encoding F-box only protein 40-like → MGLSGRCRASRERQHVHCDSCYSRRCRARVEVSVCCALIPCRLHCGALFHLCKEEDHLLLCPKVRVPCLNAGFGCPVQLARSSQAAHLQVCPASVVCCSMEWNRWPTHDAHSYPSTELHENLLREREHGGCLDLAMALKDQDRLFHSMKMKKLFPELVQSAEEEEIKEERREEERRKERQKKASLVKEAAEKEAAAHTWESLVTFNIQNQDEDEVEVESDQLLTQEEREAIATASSIDADLLENYNAWENMFSMERGGCRAAGEEAVGGRGQGPAEGNSKGLGALIEEDAADLCVGAAASSSSSSSSKLAKENYMNEYLEPMKIITVRTFTVPTSFSAKQTRIRNPGFYKRESRAVDTSDLGVTLKDMPVWEEIQASLLCSLEREQRGHLIAESACSDGLLQDEGTQTYNFLSAPFQRNTTLAHLTAGKPLELHLQLQVESVTSRHHKASSAFTFLCGHTFQRREYGKHYKNIHSDIQMCVNGWFEQRCPLAYLGCTYSQRRFQPSTHEASVNFNESLGCFSLQATIPLGDAPQPSRSSVDSSPPQRGRGGGAGGEEASLSSLPYEVLCHVASFLDSLSLSQLALVSRLMRQVCSSLLQERGMVTLRWERTTDSHGGARWRVKETVWQFSTLFSPVDAWSFRDVPSISEHLKLCPYYTTESRTDKVQLPRFREDVQTNTSCKGPTLVDLVQQKRIMM, encoded by the exons ATGGGACTG AGTGGTCGGTGTCGAGCGTCCAGGGAGCGGCAGCATGTCCACTGTGACTCCTGCTACAGCCGGCGCTGCAGGGCTCGGGTGGAGGTCTCTGTGTGCTGTGCCCTCATCCCCTGCCGCCTGCACTGTGGAGCTCTGTTCCACCTGTGCAAAGAGGAGGATCACCTGCTGCTCTGCCCTAAGGTGAGGGTGCCGTGCCTCAACGCCGGGTTTGGCTGCCCGGTCCAGCTGGCCCGCTCCTCGCAGGCCGCTCACCTCCAGGTGTGCCCGGCCAGCGTGGTGTGCTGCTCCATGGAGTGGAACCGCTGGCCGACCCACGATGCTCACTCCTATCCCAGCACAGAGCTGCACGAAAACCTgctcagagaaagagagcatgGAGGATGTCTGGACCTGGCCATGGCCCTGAAAGACCAGGACCGCCTGTTTCACTCCATGAAGATGAAGAAACTGTTCCCCGAGCTCGTCCAgagtgcagaggaggaggagataaaagaagaaaggagggaggaggagaggaggaaggaaaggcAGAAGAAAGCTTCCTTGGTGAAGGAGGCGGCAGAAAAGGAGGCCGCTGCTCACACCTGGGAGTCTTTAGTCACGTTTAACATCCAAAAccaagatgaagatgaagttgagGTTGAAAGTGATCAGCTGTTGactcaggaggagagagaggctatAGCCACGGCCTCAAGCATTGATGCTGATCTTTTGGAAAACTACAATGCCTGGGAAAATATGTTCAGTATGGAGAGGGGCGGCTGCAGGGCGGCTGGAGAGGAGGCTGTGGGAGGCAGAGGCCAGGGACCGGCTGAAGGGAACAGCAAAGGCCTGGGTGCTCTGATTGAGGAAGATGCAGCAGatctgtgtgtgggtgcagcagcatcctcctcctcttcctccagcagcAAACTGGCAAAGGAGAATTATATGAATGAGTATTTGGAGCCCATGAAGATCATCACCGTGCGCACATTTACTGTCCCGACCAGCTTCTCTGCCAAGCAGACCCGCATCCGCAACCCTGGTTTCTACAAGAGGGAGAGCCGGGCCGTGGACACCAGCGACCTGGGGGTGACCTTAAAGGACATGCCTGTGTGGGAGGAAATTCAG GCCTCTCTGCTGTGCTCCCtggagagggagcagagggggCACCTCATCGCAGAGAGCGCGTGCTCGGACGGCCTGCTGCAGGATGAGGGCACGCAGACCTACAACTTCCTGTCCGCTCCCTTTCAGAGGAACACGACGCTGGCCCATTTGACCGCTGGGAAACCGCTGGAGCTGCACCttcagctgcaggtggagagcGTCACCAGCCGACACCACAAGGCCAGCTCCGCCTTCACCTTCCTCTGCGGACACACCTTCCAGCGCAGAGAATACGGCAAACATTACAA GAATATCCACAGTGACATCCAGATGTGTGTGAACGGATGGTTCGAGCAGAGGTGCCCCCTGGCGTACCTGGGCTGCACCTACAGCCAGAGGAGGTTCCAGCCGTCCACACATGAAGCCAGCGTCAACTTCAA TGAGAGTCTGGGCTGCTTCAGCCTGCAGGCCACCATCCCACTGGGTGACGCTCCCCAGCCGTCCAGGAGCTCTGTGGACTCCTCACCCcctcagagagggagaggaggtggtgcaggaggagaggaggcctCTCTGAGCTCGCTGCCCTACGAGGTGCTGTGCCACGTGGCCAGTTTCCTGGACAGTTTGTCCCTGTCTCAGCTGGCTCTGGTGTCCCGGCTCATGAGGCAGGtgtgctcctctctgctgcaggagcGAGGGATGGTCACCCTCCGCTGGGAGAGGACCACCGACTCACATGGAGGAGCCAGGTGGAGGGTGAAAGAGACG GTGTGGCAGTTCAGCACCTTGTTCTCTCCCGTGGACGCCTGGAGCTTCCGAGACGTGCCGTCCATTTCGGAGCATCTAAAGCTGTGTCCCTACTACACGACGGAGTCCAGGACAGACAAGGTCCAACTACCGCGTTTCAGAGAAGACGTCCAAACCAACACGAGCTGCAAAGGTCCCACTCTGGTGGACTTGGTCCAGCAGAAGAGGATCATGATGTAG